The following proteins come from a genomic window of Nitrosopumilaceae archaeon AB1(1):
- the rdgB gene encoding RdgB/HAM1 family non-canonical purine NTP pyrophosphatase: MQQSFDIIFATSNKFKFAEAKIILSKYDIRLGRKRITLQEIQSDNSNEIAKQKALFAYDKLSNPVVIEDDGLFVDSLNGFPGPYSKYVYSTIGNKGILKLLHGKNRKASFRFVVGYCNNGKTVKLFRSVEHGHISMKESRGGWGYDPIFIPVGKNKTYSQIDKNEISHRYMAFRSFAKWFVRMRQSSDL, from the coding sequence ATGCAACAGTCGTTTGATATAATATTTGCAACATCTAACAAGTTTAAATTTGCAGAGGCGAAGATCATCTTGTCTAAATATGATATACGACTTGGTCGTAAACGAATAACACTACAAGAGATACAATCTGACAATTCCAACGAAATTGCCAAACAAAAAGCATTATTTGCGTATGATAAATTATCAAATCCTGTTGTAATAGAGGATGACGGTCTATTTGTAGACTCGTTGAATGGGTTTCCTGGTCCCTACTCTAAATATGTCTATTCTACCATAGGGAATAAAGGAATTTTGAAATTATTACATGGTAAAAATCGTAAAGCGTCATTTAGATTTGTTGTTGGATATTGTAATAATGGGAAAACTGTTAAATTATTTCGCTCTGTCGAGCATGGGCATATATCTATGAAAGAGTCTCGCGGTGGCTGGGGTTATGATCCAATATTCATACCCGTTGGTAAAAATAAAACATATTCGCAGATTGATAAAAACGAAATATCACACAGATACATGGCGTTTAGATCTTTTGCTAAGTGGTTTGTGCGTATGCGGCAATCCAGCGATTTGTGA
- a CDS encoding KEOPS complex kinase/ATPase Bud32, whose translation MRLFFKGAEGDLYYTTWNGKKAILKMRKAKKYRNKYLDFKIRKQRTLREAAILSHVKSLGIYAPLVYLVSPLDYTIIIQYISGSRLFDLPDLTLIKHCKDIGRIVGTLHSNSITHGDFTTSNFILNKDKIFAIDFGLATKTHRSNDHAIDLRIFKEILASSHTRIMEKAWKRFLSGYSSTSTSMDKVLNQLLIIEGRGRYATVV comes from the coding sequence TTGAGACTATTCTTCAAGGGAGCAGAAGGCGATTTATACTATACAACCTGGAATGGCAAAAAAGCCATTCTCAAGATGCGCAAGGCCAAAAAATATCGCAACAAGTATCTGGATTTTAAAATACGTAAACAACGTACATTGCGCGAAGCTGCAATATTATCACACGTCAAATCCTTGGGCATATATGCTCCTCTAGTGTATCTTGTATCCCCACTTGATTATACAATTATTATTCAATACATATCTGGCTCGAGATTGTTTGATTTACCTGATTTAACTTTGATTAAACACTGTAAAGATATTGGACGTATTGTTGGCACACTACATAGTAATTCCATCACTCATGGTGATTTTACGACCAGTAATTTTATTCTAAATAAAGATAAAATATTTGCAATTGATTTTGGACTTGCGACTAAAACTCATCGCTCCAATGATCATGCCATTGATCTGCGTATATTCAAAGAAATACTTGCCAGTTCACATACGAGAATTATGGAAAAAGCCTGGAAACGATTTTTGTCCGGATATTCCTCCACATCAACATCTATGGACAAAGTTTTGAATCAATTATTAATCATTGAGGGTCGTGGAAGGTATGCAACAGTCGTTTGA
- the argH gene encoding argininosuccinate lyase, producing the protein MLRGIEKNALNYVSSLSDDLNIAHYDILGSKAHVIMLYEQNLLTKVDLKKILSALNGITNSHLTNNTDSEDIHELIEYLVIKRAGSSSGGKMHTARFRNDQVSLDIRLKIRDDANIRADCIANLIKILLGLAKLHTKTIFPLYTHMQKAQVGVFSHYLLAQVDILFRDLDRLLGVYSRINKNPLGAGPIGGTSLPINRKSVSTMLGFDGIVENSIDATSSRDVAVEFVSVSSILMSNLSRIAEDIVLWSSDEFSFVELSDNFSSPSSVMPQKKNPDILELTRGKAAKTFGLLLAVLSTTKGLATGYSRDLQEMKSSIFDASQISIGALTILAFVFQTIHINKKNMNDAATSGHLVALDLAEQLVTRGIPFRTAHQISGKLVGLAHSKRVSLHQLTASQISKATSSPNPKVILSIMKNLTPTESARIRISQGSAGFKNQSSMINQRKKMLDKYNKIINQQTKLVTNAVAKLSSRSSILARNTGQNKNNKSSNRKH; encoded by the coding sequence ATGCTTCGAGGTATAGAGAAGAACGCATTAAATTATGTCTCTTCTTTATCTGATGATCTCAATATAGCACATTATGATATACTTGGCAGTAAGGCACATGTAATCATGCTCTATGAGCAGAATCTCCTTACAAAGGTAGATTTGAAGAAAATTTTATCTGCCCTTAATGGCATTACAAATAGTCATTTAACAAATAATACTGATTCTGAAGACATCCACGAATTAATTGAATATCTAGTGATAAAACGTGCCGGCTCTAGCAGTGGCGGAAAGATGCATACTGCAAGATTTAGAAATGATCAAGTGTCTTTGGATATTAGATTAAAGATACGAGATGATGCCAACATCCGAGCTGACTGTATTGCTAATTTGATAAAGATTCTACTTGGATTGGCAAAATTACACACAAAAACAATTTTCCCATTATACACTCATATGCAAAAGGCACAGGTAGGCGTGTTCTCGCACTATCTTTTAGCTCAAGTTGATATACTATTTCGTGATCTTGATAGACTACTTGGTGTTTACTCTAGAATTAATAAAAATCCCTTGGGGGCCGGACCAATTGGAGGCACTAGTTTACCAATAAATCGTAAATCTGTTTCTACCATGCTTGGATTTGATGGAATTGTTGAAAATTCTATTGATGCTACAAGTAGTCGAGACGTTGCAGTAGAATTTGTCTCTGTATCTAGTATACTTATGAGTAATCTGAGTAGAATTGCAGAAGACATTGTACTTTGGTCATCTGATGAGTTTTCATTTGTAGAGTTGTCTGATAATTTTTCATCACCGTCTAGTGTAATGCCACAGAAAAAAAATCCTGACATTTTAGAGCTGACTCGTGGTAAAGCTGCAAAAACATTTGGTCTACTACTTGCTGTATTGAGTACAACCAAGGGTCTTGCAACTGGATATAGTCGCGATCTACAAGAAATGAAATCATCTATCTTTGATGCATCACAAATCTCTATAGGCGCGTTAACCATACTTGCTTTTGTATTTCAAACTATACACATAAACAAAAAAAATATGAATGATGCTGCTACATCTGGTCATCTAGTGGCACTGGATCTTGCCGAGCAACTAGTCACTAGAGGAATTCCATTTCGTACTGCTCACCAAATATCTGGTAAATTGGTAGGTCTTGCTCATTCTAAGAGAGTATCCTTACATCAGTTAACAGCATCACAAATATCCAAGGCTACTAGTTCTCCAAATCCTAAAGTTATATTATCAATAATGAAAAATTTGACCCCTACAGAATCTGCCAGGATACGAATCTCACAGGGTTCAGCAGGTTTTAAAAATCAATCTAGCATGATTAATCAAAGAAAGAAAATGCTTGATAAATATAATAAAATTATAAATCAGCAGACCAAACTAGTTACCAACGCTGTTGCCAAATTGTCTAGTAGATCATCAATTCTTGCAAGAAATACAGGTCAAAACAAAAATAACAAATCATCTAACAGAAAGCATTGA
- a CDS encoding iron-sulfur cluster assembly protein — protein sequence MSQEVKQLRVKIFDELSKIVDPEINTSITDLELIDEVDINEKDVKVDLHLTSPFCPAVFGFKICQDVHDNLLNIDGVDDVQVNVSNHFMAEQINNQVNNSPKPKKS from the coding sequence ATGAGTCAAGAAGTAAAACAATTACGTGTAAAGATATTTGATGAATTATCTAAAATTGTAGATCCAGAAATAAACACATCAATAACTGATCTAGAACTGATAGATGAGGTAGACATTAACGAAAAGGATGTCAAAGTAGATTTACATCTTACCAGTCCATTTTGTCCAGCGGTGTTTGGATTTAAAATTTGTCAGGACGTGCATGACAACCTGTTAAACATTGATGGTGTTGATGATGTACAGGTAAATGTGTCAAATCATTTTATGGCAGAACAGATCAATAATCAGGTAAATAATAGCCCAAAACCAAAAAAGTCTTAG
- a CDS encoding succinate dehydrogenase/fumarate reductase iron-sulfur subunit, with translation MSEMITLSVSRFNRAENKPNSFDEFSIQYKPWTTVLDVLLDAKQNHDHSIGVRYSCRQASCGSCGMMINGKPRLACFTKISELDSDVVKVEPMQNYPVIRDLAVDFEQTFEKHRKIKPYIIGEDADISVGTKESLQSPEQVEEYIQFANCIKCGLCNSACPTMATDSTFLGPQALAQAYRYMADTRDSGKDDRLKVLDDSHGIWRCHFAGSCSQVCPKGVDPAMGIQFLRGYMLGIKKRI, from the coding sequence ATGTCAGAAATGATTACTCTATCTGTATCTAGATTTAATCGTGCAGAGAATAAACCTAATAGTTTTGATGAATTTTCTATCCAATACAAGCCTTGGACAACTGTTCTTGATGTACTCTTGGATGCTAAACAGAATCATGATCACTCTATAGGTGTAAGATATTCTTGCAGACAAGCCTCATGTGGTTCATGTGGTATGATGATTAATGGGAAACCGCGTCTAGCCTGCTTTACTAAAATCTCTGAATTAGACTCTGATGTAGTCAAAGTTGAACCAATGCAAAACTATCCTGTTATTAGAGATTTAGCTGTTGATTTTGAGCAAACGTTTGAGAAACATCGTAAAATAAAACCCTATATCATTGGTGAAGATGCTGACATCTCTGTTGGCACTAAAGAGTCTCTCCAGTCACCAGAACAAGTAGAAGAGTATATCCAATTTGCAAATTGTATAAAATGTGGTCTGTGCAATTCTGCATGCCCTACCATGGCAACTGATTCTACATTTCTTGGTCCACAGGCATTAGCACAAGCGTATAGATACATGGCAGACACTAGGGATTCTGGAAAAGATGATAGACTAAAAGTATTAGATGACTCTCATGGGATTTGGAGATGTCATTTTGCAGGTTCCTGTAGTCAAGTATGTCCTAAAGGAGTGGATCCGGCTATGGGGATTCAATTTCTTCGAGGATATATGCTTGGTATAAAGAAACGTATCTAA
- a CDS encoding succinate dehydrogenase: MRESTIIKIHYITALAAVALVGVHILFRVTQGFSQSLEYENVIANYKFLPYAGLLELILILISIHGFNGLRVILIELKQGPKYEKAVSIGCLAAMLGVIAYGSRTILLVSMGIV, translated from the coding sequence ATGAGAGAGAGTACTATAATAAAGATACACTACATAACTGCACTAGCAGCTGTGGCCCTTGTGGGAGTTCACATCTTATTTCGAGTGACTCAGGGATTTTCACAATCATTAGAATATGAAAATGTAATTGCAAATTATAAATTTCTTCCTTATGCTGGCCTGTTGGAACTTATCCTTATACTAATATCCATACATGGTTTTAATGGTCTGCGTGTGATTCTCATTGAACTCAAACAAGGACCCAAATATGAAAAAGCAGTATCCATTGGATGTTTAGCTGCAATGCTTGGTGTTATTGCATATGGTTCTAGAACTATATTACTCGTTAGCATGGGGATAGTATAA
- a CDS encoding succinate dehydrogenase, with the protein MTNNAGIKGMANPRRYGIERVAYWMMRLSGLGLLGYFVAHIYETSNILRGRAGWDSVLAMTQTVEGHIFLTVIIGMCVFHTVNGIRVMLGHSGFGVGTPARPDYPYTPQSQNARHKIGIYSSIVLACAAMVYGLTVLFGE; encoded by the coding sequence ATGACTAATAACGCAGGAATCAAGGGAATGGCAAATCCAAGACGATATGGTATAGAACGTGTTGCGTATTGGATGATGCGACTATCCGGTCTTGGGCTCCTAGGATATTTTGTGGCGCATATTTACGAGACTAGTAATATTTTACGTGGTCGGGCAGGTTGGGATTCTGTACTTGCAATGACACAGACAGTAGAGGGTCACATATTTCTTACAGTAATAATTGGAATGTGTGTGTTTCACACTGTTAATGGAATTCGTGTAATGTTGGGTCATTCTGGATTTGGTGTTGGCACACCGGCAAGACCAGACTATCCCTATACTCCACAATCGCAAAATGCAAGACACAAAATTGGAATTTACTCATCTATTGTACTGGCATGTGCAGCTATGGTTTATGGTTTGACGGTACTATTCGGTGAGTGA
- a CDS encoding FAD-binding protein yields MVQTIDYDLLIVGSGLAGLRAGIEAARVNRTMKIAVISKVQVMRSHSVSAEGGTAEDLFPEEGDTIESHIYDTVKGSDFLADQDVAERLCNEMPHEIYQLEHWGMPWSRRKDGRIGQRNFGGYSYPRVTYASDKVGFFEMQTLYDTCQKFDNIEYLNEWYVTSIIHDGQTFMGVTAIELSNGTFYAIRAKALIIATGGAGRIYSYSTYALSSTPDGIDMAYRAGLALKDMEFVQFHPTGILPSGILITEGARGEGAYLLNKDNERFMKKYAASKMELAPRDIVSRAIMSEIKEGRGFTHETGVSCMQLDLRHIGDSVIKEKLGAIREISLKFSGINPSQEPLEVRPVCHYMMGGIHSNIDGATELQGVWTAGEASCNSTHGSNRLGANSTSECLVWGKITGKSAAEYIEKGVPAKQWPHNLVANEEKRIYDGIFRGSGDVNPYEIRQQLTDTLNDKAYVYRNGNDLIQGLKHIRELYKETWKHVDDSAKEYNTNFVHVMELDSMFRVAEVVLLGAINRKESRGAHARTDYPSRDDANFLHHTLAYYNPADEPLMKKHPVTITTYQPVERKY; encoded by the coding sequence ATGGTACAAACAATTGATTATGATTTATTGATTGTAGGCTCTGGTCTAGCAGGACTTCGAGCTGGAATTGAGGCGGCAAGAGTGAATCGTACTATGAAGATCGCAGTAATCTCAAAAGTCCAAGTCATGCGTTCTCACTCTGTGTCTGCAGAAGGAGGTACTGCCGAGGACCTATTCCCCGAAGAGGGAGATACGATAGAGTCTCACATTTATGATACAGTAAAGGGTAGTGATTTTTTAGCTGATCAAGATGTTGCTGAGCGCTTGTGTAATGAAATGCCACATGAAATATATCAACTTGAACACTGGGGAATGCCTTGGTCTAGAAGAAAAGATGGTCGTATTGGTCAAAGAAACTTTGGAGGATATAGTTATCCAAGAGTGACATACGCATCAGATAAGGTAGGATTCTTTGAGATGCAAACATTATACGATACTTGTCAAAAATTTGACAACATTGAATATCTAAATGAATGGTATGTCACATCTATCATTCATGACGGTCAAACTTTTATGGGTGTTACTGCAATCGAGTTGTCAAATGGAACATTTTATGCCATACGTGCCAAGGCACTCATCATAGCTACTGGCGGTGCTGGACGAATTTACAGTTATTCTACATATGCGTTATCGTCAACTCCTGATGGAATTGATATGGCGTATAGAGCAGGACTTGCACTGAAAGATATGGAGTTTGTTCAATTTCATCCAACTGGAATTCTGCCCTCTGGAATACTAATAACTGAAGGTGCACGAGGTGAGGGAGCATATCTTTTGAATAAAGATAATGAGAGATTTATGAAAAAATATGCCGCATCCAAGATGGAGCTTGCACCTAGAGATATCGTTTCACGAGCTATAATGTCCGAGATTAAAGAGGGTCGTGGATTTACACATGAAACTGGCGTCTCTTGTATGCAGTTAGACTTGAGGCATATTGGAGATTCGGTCATTAAAGAGAAACTTGGAGCCATACGTGAGATATCATTAAAATTTTCTGGCATAAATCCATCACAAGAACCACTAGAGGTACGTCCCGTGTGTCACTATATGATGGGTGGAATACACTCTAACATTGATGGCGCAACTGAACTGCAAGGTGTATGGACGGCCGGCGAGGCATCTTGTAATAGTACTCATGGCTCTAATCGCCTTGGCGCAAATTCTACATCTGAATGTCTTGTCTGGGGAAAAATCACTGGTAAATCAGCAGCTGAATATATTGAAAAAGGCGTTCCTGCAAAACAATGGCCACATAATTTAGTTGCAAATGAAGAAAAGAGAATTTATGATGGGATTTTTCGTGGTAGTGGAGATGTTAATCCATACGAAATTCGACAACAACTTACTGATACATTAAACGACAAGGCATATGTATATAGAAATGGTAATGATTTAATTCAAGGTCTCAAACATATCCGTGAATTGTACAAAGAGACATGGAAACATGTTGATGATTCTGCAAAAGAGTATAATACAAATTTTGTTCATGTTATGGAGCTTGATTCTATGTTTAGAGTAGCTGAAGTAGTTTTACTTGGGGCCATTAATAGAAAAGAATCTCGTGGAGCACATGCTAGAACTGACTATCCAAGTAGAGATGATGCCAACTTTCTGCATCACACACTTGCATATTACAATCCTGCAGACGAGCCACTAATGAAAAAGCATCCGGTCACGATAACAACATATCAGCCTGTGGAGAGAAAATACTGA
- a CDS encoding HipA family kinase, with protein sequence MELVYAKSDHGKLECESVTTPHRIEATNGKIYAVKFPPCHEPNSNFNEYLGSCLAKNLKISVLEPYIMKLDADFIDNADEIRKRGILPGKYFATLFIEDAYNLVDYEESSDIINLSEVSKFIVFDVFIHNTDRHGRNIMIIPTSESNKASYKYVLIDHGRCFEICDGKLPYVAQKIQWQTKYVNIRDIRNSAEDISENVTPYRIDIIYENIRYSDVNMNHSTVLKNELTNRDSLKIINAIDERNGHLFADGI encoded by the coding sequence ATGGAATTAGTTTATGCAAAGAGTGATCATGGTAAATTAGAGTGTGAAAGCGTTACTACCCCACATAGAATAGAGGCTACTAATGGAAAAATATATGCTGTAAAATTTCCACCATGTCATGAACCCAATTCAAATTTCAATGAATATTTAGGATCATGCTTGGCAAAAAATCTAAAGATTTCAGTATTAGAACCATACATTATGAAATTGGATGCTGATTTCATAGATAACGCAGATGAGATTCGTAAAAGAGGTATACTCCCAGGAAAATATTTTGCCACTTTGTTTATAGAGGATGCTTATAATTTAGTAGACTATGAAGAATCATCAGATATAATTAATTTATCAGAAGTATCAAAATTTATTGTATTTGATGTGTTTATCCACAATACGGATAGACATGGTAGAAACATCATGATTATACCTACTAGTGAATCGAATAAAGCATCATACAAGTATGTGTTAATTGATCATGGTCGCTGTTTCGAAATATGTGATGGTAAATTACCATATGTTGCACAAAAAATACAATGGCAAACTAAATATGTGAATATCAGGGATATACGAAATAGTGCAGAAGATATATCAGAAAATGTCACACCATATAGAATCGATATTATTTATGAGAACATAAGATATTCTGATGTCAACATGAATCATTCCACAGTGTTAAAAAATGAACTCACGAATAGAGATTCATTAAAGATAATTAATGCAATAGATGAAAGGAATGGACATTTATTTGCTGATGGGATTTAA
- a CDS encoding DUF3037 domain-containing protein, which produces MNTYNFTIARFVPNTIRNEPVNIGVVITDNKSNESFGKFVELDTVKHEVGSFNTKMINHIISKLDGKKTVKIELEELSGISNKLQFTSRRATKDQNIHDAANNIFNQYISIAKQRETQTPKSNIKMLDTIKEKLNSTFNPELIRTKYTIGRKMWKFSVDFGIVTSDRENLIHGFNYKEKKTILKESLYRARALEEAQHENKNISASMIVETPKKDDEMLECFNFAKEKLENASWEIVELKDMDNHIEKIKKLYMSV; this is translated from the coding sequence ATGAATACTTATAATTTTACAATCGCACGATTTGTACCAAATACTATAAGAAATGAGCCAGTCAACATAGGAGTTGTAATAACAGATAATAAATCAAATGAGAGCTTTGGAAAATTTGTTGAACTTGATACTGTTAAACATGAAGTTGGTTCATTTAACACAAAAATGATAAATCATATAATATCAAAATTAGATGGAAAAAAAACAGTAAAAATTGAATTAGAAGAATTATCAGGTATATCGAATAAATTGCAATTTACGTCACGTAGGGCAACAAAGGATCAGAACATTCATGATGCAGCAAATAATATTTTTAACCAATACATTAGCATTGCAAAACAAAGAGAAACGCAAACACCTAAATCAAATATAAAAATGTTAGATACGATTAAAGAGAAACTCAATAGTACTTTTAATCCGGAACTTATACGCACTAAGTATACAATAGGAAGAAAAATGTGGAAATTTTCGGTAGATTTTGGCATAGTTACATCTGACAGAGAAAATCTAATTCACGGATTCAATTATAAAGAGAAAAAAACAATTTTGAAAGAATCATTGTATAGAGCTAGAGCTTTGGAAGAAGCACAACATGAGAATAAAAATATATCTGCAAGTATGATTGTAGAAACACCAAAAAAAGATGATGAAATGTTAGAGTGCTTTAATTTTGCAAAAGAAAAATTAGAGAATGCATCGTGGGAAATAGTCGAATTGAAAGATATGGATAATCATATAGAAAAAATTAAGAAATTATACATGTCTGTGTAA
- a CDS encoding HEAT repeat domain-containing protein translates to MTDPVQILSGGSSDDKITLISTLIDTENTDIQNLMISCLDDSDIRVRGEAFCSLMVNSHDISIPLLEGLKSNSKNIKSACVLLFGNRNDSRFILQIQSLVSDSNSEVRSCALGALGRLESNDIIPILVNSFNDVDINTRKSAVWSCKLLQYTPTSDEMITLSQDADSDMLNILKNINEPTALI, encoded by the coding sequence ATGACTGATCCTGTTCAAATTTTATCTGGTGGTTCCTCTGATGACAAAATTACCTTGATATCTACACTAATTGATACTGAGAATACTGATATTCAAAATTTAATGATATCGTGTCTTGATGACTCTGATATTCGTGTACGAGGTGAAGCTTTTTGTTCATTAATGGTAAATTCACATGATATCTCTATTCCCCTTCTTGAAGGTTTGAAATCTAATTCTAAAAACATCAAATCTGCATGTGTTCTATTATTTGGTAATCGAAATGATTCTAGATTTATCCTACAGATACAATCACTAGTATCTGATTCTAATTCTGAAGTACGTAGTTGTGCTCTAGGCGCACTAGGACGATTAGAATCCAATGATATAATTCCAATACTAGTTAATTCTTTTAATGATGTTGATATTAACACAAGAAAAAGCGCAGTCTGGTCTTGCAAATTGTTACAATATACTCCAACATCAGATGAAATGATTACTCTATCACAAGATGCAGATTCTGATATGTTGAATATTCTAAAAAATATTAATGAACCAACTGCATTAATATAA
- a CDS encoding DNA-binding protein, which produces MGKKPLMAYVTSALIQLANTPVVHIKARGMSIARAVDVAQIISRKTTDSSGYSIGQIKIGSETLESNDGKTRNVSTIEIEVKRNS; this is translated from the coding sequence ATCGGTAAGAAACCACTTATGGCATATGTTACATCTGCACTCATACAACTTGCAAACACACCAGTAGTGCATATAAAGGCAAGAGGAATGAGCATAGCACGTGCAGTAGATGTGGCTCAGATCATATCTCGTAAAACCACAGATAGTTCTGGATACAGCATAGGACAGATTAAAATCGGTTCTGAAACACTAGAATCAAATGACGGCAAGACTAGAAATGTCTCTACAATAGAGATCGAAGTAAAAAGAAATTCCTAG
- a CDS encoding isocitrate lyase/PEP mutase family protein, translated as MLYLNKKSIKSILKSKKSLLMPGIYDSLGARLAQISGFEGIFQTGFGTSASLFGLPDYGFIDANDTISNARRICAATSIPVLVDADTGYGNALSVWNLVKKLENAGSAGMFLEDQKWPKRCGHMAGKQVVPEEEYLEKLGAALDARSSKNFFIVSRTDSRISEGLDGAIERGIQX; from the coding sequence GTGTTATATCTGAATAAGAAGAGCATAAAGAGTATTCTCAAATCCAAAAAATCTCTTTTGATGCCAGGTATTTATGACTCTCTTGGAGCACGACTAGCACAAATTTCTGGTTTTGAGGGAATATTTCAGACTGGTTTTGGAACATCTGCCTCATTGTTTGGATTGCCTGATTATGGATTTATTGATGCCAATGATACTATTTCTAACGCTAGGCGCATATGCGCTGCCACTTCAATTCCGGTATTGGTAGATGCAGATACTGGTTATGGTAATGCGTTAAGTGTATGGAATTTAGTGAAAAAATTAGAGAACGCAGGATCTGCAGGTATGTTTTTAGAAGATCAAAAATGGCCAAAACGTTGTGGTCATATGGCAGGTAAACAAGTTGTACCTGAAGAAGAATATTTAGAAAAACTCGGTGCTGCTCTTGATGCACGTTCTAGCAAAAACTTTTTTATTGTGTCTAGAACTGATTCACGAATCTCTGAAGGATTGGACGGTGCAATTGAACGTGGAATACAAAANTAG
- a CDS encoding FAD-binding oxidoreductase, which produces MINENKCTLTYIQNLKEDLGIFRVIPNDGVVPEYKAGQFITLGLQIQTENNKIVRRAYSIASHPENKNFIELVIRWVKKPLPGRFTTQLFNSREGDELTWIKPTGKALEISNTLPNGKKDERRIVCIGGGTGIAPFVSFAQHLHDIGDKREIIVLHGASYVDELTYKELFTKLETDSMNRGKNIWNFTYKSTISRPQEWSNKSWSGQTGRVETFLRPKGNKESALESIIGEKITADNTIFYICGWQGTIDGALDFLRPKGFVTEREKRKDGSFEVKFESYG; this is translated from the coding sequence GTGATTAATGAAAACAAGTGTACATTAACTTATATTCAAAATTTGAAAGAAGATTTAGGTATATTCAGAGTGATACCAAATGATGGAGTTGTTCCAGAGTATAAAGCTGGTCAATTCATAACATTAGGATTACAAATCCAGACTGAAAATAATAAAATAGTACGAAGGGCATATTCTATAGCATCACATCCAGAAAATAAAAATTTTATAGAACTAGTAATCAGATGGGTAAAAAAACCACTACCAGGAAGATTCACAACTCAGTTGTTTAATTCAAGGGAAGGTGATGAATTGACATGGATCAAACCTACAGGGAAAGCTCTTGAGATAAGTAATACATTACCAAATGGGAAAAAAGATGAAAGAAGAATTGTTTGTATTGGTGGTGGAACAGGTATTGCACCATTTGTTAGTTTTGCGCAACATTTGCACGACATTGGAGACAAGAGAGAAATTATTGTATTACATGGTGCAAGTTATGTAGATGAATTGACATACAAGGAACTATTTACAAAATTAGAGACAGATAGTATGAATCGTGGAAAAAATATTTGGAATTTTACATATAAATCTACAATTAGCAGACCTCAAGAATGGTCAAACAAATCATGGTCTGGTCAAACCGGAAGAGTAGAGACATTTCTACGACCTAAAGGTAACAAAGAGTCAGCTTTAGAATCAATAATTGGAGAAAAGATCACAGCAGATAATACAATATTTTACATTTGTGGATGGCAAGGTACCATTGATGGAGCTTTGGATTTTTTAAGACCCAAGGGATTCGTAACTGAACGAGAAAAACGTAAAGACGGTAGTTTTGAGGTAAAATTCGAATCCTACGGATAG